CGGTGTGCCTGGAGGTACCTGTTACCAGAGCGGCCGTAAGTGGATGAATTGAGATAGGCTGAATTCTTGAATGGAAAATGATTCTTGAAAGGTTTACTTACAAGAGGGGCTTTGGTTAGGTAGCTGAGGATGGTTGCCACCGGGTGGAACGAATGGAATTTGCCCTGTTGATTGTGGGGTTGCATTGTTAGTACTAGAGCAAAGACATTAAAGGTAGAGTAAAACGGAGAATGAAGTAATATTGCGGAAAACGGACCTCTCCCTCGGCTTTGAGCTGAATACGAGTGCTGAGTTCAGCTAGGAGGACCAAATCCAGGATGATGGGAGCAGCCAGAAGAGAGTCCTCACACGTGTTGTGCAGAACTATGGTACTTTTCCCTCCCATGAATATCTCCGAAGTGTACTCGTCCATTGCTCTCTTGCTGTCCCCCACATACGGTACATACTACAGGCATATACCGTAAGATTATCAGTTGAGGTTTTAACAGAATTTCATGTAATTAGTGGTGCTGCAAACGCAGAGTTTCAAACTGAATTGCGTATGTGAGACTGAATGCATCAGAAGtgaaatatgattattatacCTTGATGACAACAATATGGTCGGGGTGTTCACCAGGCTCATAAAGGATGCCGTTGCTGGCAACCATGTCGTCTACCACATTGCTTTTAGAAATCTCTTTGGACCGGAAAGTTTGGGGTGCTGATAGATTCATCCCGTCGTTGTTTCCCAGATGATTATAGCTCACAATCGACGTTGGCTGTTCACAAACAGATCAAATTCATCCCACCAAGAATacataattaacataaaactCTGATACAGACTATAGCATACCTTGATACCAGCTCCAACAAGGAAATCAACTAGCACTGATTTCATCTTGGTTTGACCGCTCTTGAAATCATCTCCACCAATCAAACTGTTCCTCTGAATCGCCAAATCAATCAACCCtgacataaaatttaatcgagcatgattattttttgactATAATAAGCAATTTTCCTATTGATTCAGGAGCTAGCTTCAAAACTCACCTGGAACAAAAGTATTTTGTGGGCTGCCATTAATGAACGGAACATTTTCAAAAACACAAGCTATGGCATACAAGGTTGAAGGAGATATCTCGGCCTCATTCCTCTCTACCGAGGCCATCAGGCTTTCGGCTGTATCGTTTAGCCCAACGACAACATTACTGTATCTTTCTGTGTTGGCTGTCCACAGCACTACGACCTTGTCCACCTTATTTTGCTCCTTAAAGTCCCTATTagtaacaaaattttaaaacagcCCTCCAAATTACTACCAGATTTACGATCCTTAAACTAGACGTCATTGAAAGAACAGAACTGCACAAATGAAGAATACTTAAGCAGGCATTTACCAAAGGCCAAGATTATGTATACCTCATGTCTTTGATGATCTGTTGAACTTGTTCTTTCTTGGTTCCTTTAATCACGTTGTTGGCACGTGATCCCTGATTGGCGGCTATGAAATCAGGATCGTAGATTCCAGGGAGTGGGACCATGTGCTCCATGTAGGGCCTGAGCTGCTTCTGGAGATCAATATCTAACACCTTGGCCCTGCCCATGGCATCAGCCAAATTCATATTGCTGATGTCCCATCCCCCAAACACTACGTCATCTGGGTTGACCTGATCATTGTCAAACCATTTAACAAAGATTACAAACTAATGATTATCATACTCAATACTAAAAACaagaactattttttttttaactccaAGTTCTAGACAATAACAACCATCCATTCAGCAGTATATGCCAAAACGATCCAAGACAATTACATCCCAACTACGCGGTATTTGCACATAGACAATCAAAACCATTCATGTAAAGATAATAACATTGCTTTTTTGGTTTTCGTACAATCCACAATAATAGACGTGATTATCTCATAATGTACAAGAATCAGAGATGATTAGCAGGGACAGGACAGGTGCTTGGGAGAGTACCATGGGAAGAAGGCTTTTGAAGGGGGCATAGATCTCTTCTCCATTGAAGGAACCAACTCTGATTGAGGATGCCTGTGTCAGTGACCCAAAATAATTGGCCTGTTGCACCTTATCCTTTGTTGCCCATGAAATCCCTCTGCCATGAAAATACCATCATCAACCCcatatctcaatttttgtCACACTTCTTCCATGAATAAAGGGCCtcagaaaaattcaatctttcttttattttttcgtttCCAAGGTGGAAATCACCAAGAacccattaaaaaataaagaaatccAGATATCtccacaaatttaaatatttgaattaaacaaATGCAAGAACTCACTCCCTGTTTGCAATGACACCGCCAGTGAGAGTTGAACCATTGTTCCCTCCCCATCCAACAAGCATGACCCTTCAAATATTTCCATCAAacacattaaaaaatacaatcaaaaagggaaaaaaaacaaatctttttttcccccacatgggtattctttttcttgattgatcTTGTGAAAAACAGAAACATACCCTAATTTGGGGACATGAGTATCAGTTTTGAACTCGTATTTGACAGTCTTGGGCTTGACAATCCATTGGTAGGTGCCGTTTCTGCTCTCATGAACAAGCTCTGTAGTCTCGTAGTTGTAGACAGAGTGAATCTCACCCTCGGTGTACTTGACATTGGGGCTCTCAACCTTGAAGCTCTCGATGAACATTttcgtttctttcttttgctgTGTTTGAGAGGAAAGAGGAGTGAGATGGGCAGCAAGATTGTAGGATTGGAGAACGAGTCTAGTGTTATATGAATCTCTCTGGTTGAGCTCCAAGTgcgtgttgtgtgtgtgtattatcTCGGCTGCCACCGAGAGCCCTGCCTATATAGCAACTTGGGAGTGCACGTGGCCTGCTGCTGCTGGTGTCAGCCCCACATCTTCATTTACATGGttgcttttttatttggaaaaaaaaaaaaaaactcatgcaaaaaactattttaggaataattttttacaataatttatgaGGAAATTTGCgttttgtttggtttcattttcagtCCGTCTTCGAAATCAATCAAATATGTCAAATATTTATCCTCATACAAAAACATCATATTTTCATACATTTGAAAAGCTTTTTGAGGTTCCATCGTCACACAAAAATCAGATGCTTGaaccatatattattaattcgaATTAACTATACTTTCAATCATAAGAGTgttgtaaatattttctaacatTAAAGTATTTCTAAAAAACATTCCAATTAACTTAACAAGGTTagtaaaattgctaaattagCGCTGATGTTGTATTAAGGTGGTCTTTACGACTGTTGAAAATGTCTGTTGAAGTATGTTAGACATTTTTGtctcataaatatttacatatagcGAGTATACATAACAACtcgacatatatataagttattacgggataaaaattatttaaaagtttcaatGATAATTTCGATCATCATAAAAACTATATCACTGACACATCAACATCAGTCGAACAGTTTTATCAACAAGATTaagttaatttgttttatttattacattttaaatataatgggGTGTTTGtgatattagatatattttatgggtaatttaatctaattatccCTTCTCTAGAATATTCATATGATCTCGTGGTCACAACGAGCGATtgcataattcaaataaacatCAGAACAAAAATGACATGGACAGGTGAATTGTAAAGTTCGACATTTTCATGTATAAAAGTTTTCTCATTTGATAATGTAAGTTCTTTTCTTAGAATAACTCCAATTTGAGGTTACCCAAATGAAgtggaaattgaaaaaagaactccaaaacaaaacaaaaaggggacaaaatagtaataataatggtaaactttttaaatttgatataattataaatattttttttgttatttaaaaaaatataaatattttttaaatttaatatttatctactAATGAGTTCATTATGTTAATTatgtttctatttaaaaattttcctttgaattgattttaaatatatttttttacagaaaataCTTTATTGACTAATATGCTGTTtggattatttactttactcacacttatttttattaaatttttaaaaatattttctttattaaaaaaaatcagtcaAAGTAAAGTAGTAACTTCTATCTCATCGTTTAAGAGCTATACTTTCAATTTAAgagggagtatttataatttttcaaacaataaagggTTATTCATTATTATGTCCATCATAGGGAGAGTACCagtaatttatcattttaataataggataaattacattgatgtcCCTAAGATTAGgctaaaatacacaaacacccaTATCTTTTGTAAAACTACAGCcacattatttgatattacAGTTGCAATTACAATCACACTCTTTATTCAAAAgcaaatttacacaaatactttttaaaaaatattacaccaATATCTGTCAAAAAGTTTAActgtattttatgaaatatagaaagtatatgagtattttaatttatttttaaaaaatatcgatataatttctcataaaaataaggagaaaaaaaaaaaaaaaccaccaAAGAAAGAGGGAAAGAAAAGGCCAAAAGGCAGAAAACCACACGTATATGATTGTGAAGGCGGGGTTGAGCAACGGACATGTGTGGAGTGGGCTTAACGCGTGGCGAAGTGTTGGGGCAGCTGATTTGTGGACTTGTTAGTGGGCCGTCGGACACTGGCCCAACTCCGAAGCTACTCGAACCAATCGACACAACATGACTGCCCACCCACCCTTCACATCCATGCTTCTCTTGCTCCTTTTCTTGTCCAAGCATGGTCCGTCGGTGAGAAGAATTTTCTATCgcacttttatattatttaacgATATTATATTAACTCATTTATGATAATGCGTTtcactttaaaattataatttagcgATGCAGTTTGTAATTCGATCTGTATTCTATTGAAGCGAGGTATTGTCTATTCtaattttgtattgattttacAAGATTTGTTCTAAAAAGGCCCATTACTAGGAAAATGAGGTCTTGGGACTTATAAGCCACTCAAACTCATCATTTGCAATTAATGTGAGACGCTAGTCAacattattacttaattttaaaaagttatgtgttaattttatattgatgtgacattaaaatataatataatgtgAATTCCAGATGAAGCTCCACAACGttcgttttttctttttttctttctccctctttttccgacatatatatgattatttcaaagaaaaatatggttGTTGTCCATGCCTCTCACTTGTCATCTTTTTCTTGTCAAATATTAAGTTTGAAATGCCCTATTGTGGCCCCCACCATGCAATTTGAGGTTGCATTGAACTTGAGCTAAATGTCACAACCCACATCCCTATATtaaataatccaaaaaattatctcCAACTAAGggaatgtttgaaaataaaattggaaaaacgTTGAAGTTGtaggatttgaaattttttttgatatctATAGTTTTATTAGTAAGTTGGAAAAAGTTTGTGAGAgaagtttaataaattttgagttaAAAGAGTTTGACGTAGTTTGCAATATAATCGGTGTCTTATTAAATGAGGTATTATTcgttttgatttttgtaagAGTCTCATAGATTTATCTTAAAAAGGCATATCTCTAAGGAGGGGGAGGCTTTGGGACTTATAAGCTACTCAAGTCCCTCATTTGCAACTAATGTTGGACGCTGACCTACATCATCAATGGCTGAGTGACCAATGCATCTTCCCCCTAGCTGAATGTCTTTTCAGGACAAACTAATGAGATTTCTATATGAAGTCAAAATGGACAATATCCAACACAACATGACATTAATCAAATCAGAAGTCCCATTAGAGCTAAAATTAAGTAGTTTAAAAGTGTAAATTGTAAGTTTAAAACGATCTTTTCAgcttattttctaaaaaaattgataaatactTCAGTTGAATTATTATAGAAACCCCTAAATATAGGATAGGAGTCTCACATTTTCCCTTACTCAATTTTaagataagataaaattatattttttgtcctgtaacTATAAATcattagcacttttggtcctatatgtaacttattttattacaacttAATCCCTTTTTTTGACGAATTTAGTTCTGAATATTTATGGTCCTtttgtttggataaatttaatcacgtgttgacaattttttatCCTCTTCACGCAGGaatatatctcattttttgtcctaaaaCTGTAGATAGTTAGTACTAAAATTGTCGACACAGGACCAAATTTGGCAAAAGAAACGATCGAATGTGGGATGTTCATAATTaacttcataaaaaaaaagactagatgtataaatagagtaaattagaaaataaaaaatactaacaatttataatcacataacaaaaaatataattttccttaattataaatagattgCAAGAATTTATGTACTAATGTTTGCTTTGGGACcaattgcatttttaattGCAAGGGCCAGTTATGGATGTCAGCATCAACATATGTATCCAAAGGAAAGGATGAAAACCAAGACATTATTGTTAACTTGTGCAAGAGAAAAGCACACACAAAGTGCAAATTGATaggaaggaaaagaaaatcaggTACCACGAATATTATTTGTGGCTATATGTTCACTGCTCATCTGTGGCCCAGATTGCTCCATCCCCTGCCCAATCACGCTGATACCATCCTCTGATTGTTTCTCGGCCATTGCAGACCACTGCACCATCTCTCAACTTCTAGACCGATTCTTAGCGG
Above is a genomic segment from Sesamum indicum cultivar Zhongzhi No. 13 linkage group LG13, S_indicum_v1.0, whole genome shotgun sequence containing:
- the LOC105176482 gene encoding inositol-3-phosphate synthase encodes the protein MFIESFKVESPNVKYTEGEIHSVYNYETTELVHESRNGTYQWIVKPKTVKYEFKTDTHVPKLGVMLVGWGGNNGSTLTGGVIANREGISWATKDKVQQANYFGSLTQASSIRVGSFNGEEIYAPFKSLLPMVNPDDVVFGGWDISNMNLADAMGRAKVLDIDLQKQLRPYMEHMVPLPGIYDPDFIAANQGSRANNVIKGTKKEQVQQIIKDMRDFKEQNKVDKVVVLWTANTERYSNVVVGLNDTAESLMASVERNEAEISPSTLYAIACVFENVPFINGSPQNTFVPGLIDLAIQRNSLIGGDDFKSGQTKMKSVLVDFLVGAGIKPTSIVSYNHLGNNDGMNLSAPQTFRSKEISKSNVVDDMVASNGILYEPGEHPDHIVVIKYVPYVGDSKRAMDEYTSEIFMGGKSTIVLHNTCEDSLLAAPIILDLVLLAELSTRIQLKAEGEGKFHSFHPVATILSYLTKAPLVPPGTPVVNALSKQRAMLENILRACVGLAPENNMILEYK